A region of the Amycolatopsis sp. cg13 genome:
CGACAGCGGTGTGCGCGAGCCAGCACGAGCTGTACCGCTACCTCACCACCAGCGTCGCCGCGCTTCCCGCGGTCACCCACGTGGAAACCGCACCGGTGATCAAGACGGTCAAACGGGTAGCAAACCGGCTGTGACGCAGTACGAACGGGCGCCCTCCCGGTCAGCGGTTGACAGCGCGGCGGTGACCCGTCAATGATTCGTTCGGCTTTCCCCGGTGGGAAATTCCCGAACGCGTCCGCGAACTGTCCCCGCCTTTTCGAGGAGACATCGATGTCATCGGTCAGCCGTCGCAGATTCATGCAACTCGCCGCGGCCACCGCCGCGGGCACGGCGTTGCCCGCGAGCATCGCGCGGGCGGCTTCGGTGCCGGCCGCCGTGCGCACCGGCACGCTCGCGGACGTCGAGCACGTTGTCGTGCTGATGCAGGAAAACCGGTCGTTCGACCACTATTTCGGGACCCTCAACGGCGTCCGCGGCTTCGGCGACCCGCGCCCGGTTTCGCTGCCGAGCGGGAAATCCGTGTGGAACCAGGCCGACGCGAGCGGCGCCGAAACGCTGCCGTTCCGGCCCGCCGAGGACAATCTCGGCCTCACCTTCATCGAGGACCTCAACCACGACTGGAACGGCACGCACACCGCCTGGAGCACAGGGCGCTGGGACAAGTGGATCCCGGCGAAAACCCGCACCACGATGGCGTATCTGACGCGCAAGGACATCCCGTTCCACTACGCGCTCGCCGACGCGTTCACCATTTGCGACGGATACCACTGCTCGATGCTGTCCTCGACCGACCCGAACCGGTACTACATGTACACCGGCTGGACCGGAAATGACGGTTCCGGCAACGGACCGGTGCTGGGCAATGAAGAATCCGGCTACGGCTGGACCAGTTTCCCGGAAATCCTGGAAAAGGCCGGGGTTTCGTGGAAGATCTACCAGGACGTCGGCAACGGTCTCGACAAGGAGCACAAGTGGGGCTGGACCGATGACGCGTACATCGGCAATTACGGCGACAACTCGCTGCTTTACCTGACGCAGTACCAGAAATCGACCCCGGGCAGTCCGCTCTACGACAACGCGCGCACCGGCACCCACGCCGCCGCGGGCGACGGTTTCTTCGACCACCTCACCGCGGACGTCAAAGCGAACCGCTTGCCGCAGGTTTCCTGGATCGTAGCGCCGGAAGCGTACTGCGAACATCCGGCGTGGCCGGCCAATTACGGCGCCTGGTATGTCTCTCGTGTACTCGACGCGCTCACGTCGAATCCGGACGTGTGGAGCAAAACCGTCCTGCTGATCACTTACGACGAGAACGACGGTTTCTTCGACCACGTCGTCCCGCCGTATCCGCCGCGCGACGCGAACTGGGGCAAATCGACGGCGAGCGTCGCCGGAGAATGGTACGAAGGCGGCGCGGCCGCGTCGTATCTGACCGGAATGCCTTACGGACTCGGCCCGCGCGTGCCGCTGCTGGCCGTCTCGCCGTGGAGCACCGGCGGCTGGGTCTGCTCGCAAACCTTCGACCACACGTCGCTGATCCAGTTCGTCGAAAAGCGATTCGGCGTGCACAACCCGAATATTTCGCCGTGGCGTCGTGCGGTGTGCGGGGACCTCACGTCGGCGTTCGACTTCACCGGAGCCAACAGCGGCGTCCCGTCCCTGCCCGGCACCGGCGACTACCAACCGCCCGCCGACCACAGCACCCCGCCGACCTACCACCCGGTGCCGCCCTCGAACGGCTCGCTCCCGAAGCAGGAACCCGGCACCCGCAAGGCCCGCGCGCTGCCGTACGACCTGGCCGCGGACACCGAGGCCCGCAACGGCCGGATGTACTTCACCTTCACCAACTTCGGCGACGCCGGAGCCGGGTTCCACGTGACGTCGAAAATGCGTTCCGACGGGCCGTGGCCGTACACCGTGGAGGGCCACAAGTCGGTCAGCGACAGCTGGCACCTGCCGAGCGGCGCGGGAGATTGGTACCAGTACTCGGTTTTCGGCCCGAACGGCTGGCTCCGCGAACAAGCCGGAACCATCGGCGGCTTGGGACCGGAGGTGACTGCGCGGCACGACGCTGGCTATGTGACGGTCACGTTCACGAACCCGAGCAGCCGAACAGTCACCTTCACCGGCGTTGACGCTTACGCGCCCACCGAGGCTTACCGGTACACGCTCGCCCCGGGCACTTCGCGAGCGGTGCCGAAGTGGGGCGTCGCGAACGGCTGGTACGACATCACAGTCAAGGCAGATCACGACGGCCAATACGTCCGCCGTTTCGCGGGCCACGCGGAGACCGGCCAAGCCTCGACCAGCGACCCGGCCATCGCCACCGACTGAGCGGTACGTGAGGGGAACCCTGAGGGAATCTGATTCCCTCAGGGTTCCCCTCACGGCTTTCGGAAGCCAGCCACCACCAGTCCCACTGCGGCCAGCACCACCGCCAGCCCGCCGAATCCCGCCCCCAACGTCGCCGCCGAGGCGATCGCGCCGACCAGCAGCGGTCCGCCCGCGTCGCCCAGCTCGCGGCCGACCTCAGCCGCGCCCATCGTCTGCCCGAGCCGTTCCTTGGGCGCGGCACCGGCCAGATGCGCGAACCCGATCGGCGTGGCCACCCCGACCCCGACTCCGATCGCGACCGCTGCCGCCAGCACCCCCGCGATACCAGGAATCAGCGCCCCCAATGCCAGCCCAGCGGCGGTCAGCAGCAACCCGCCAGCCATCCCCCACCCGTCGGGGATCCGCCCGGCGTCCCGGAGCCGTCCGGCCCACGGCTGCACCAGTGCGGAGCACAACGCCAGCACCGA
Encoded here:
- a CDS encoding phosphocholine-specific phospholipase C; its protein translation is MSSVSRRRFMQLAAATAAGTALPASIARAASVPAAVRTGTLADVEHVVVLMQENRSFDHYFGTLNGVRGFGDPRPVSLPSGKSVWNQADASGAETLPFRPAEDNLGLTFIEDLNHDWNGTHTAWSTGRWDKWIPAKTRTTMAYLTRKDIPFHYALADAFTICDGYHCSMLSSTDPNRYYMYTGWTGNDGSGNGPVLGNEESGYGWTSFPEILEKAGVSWKIYQDVGNGLDKEHKWGWTDDAYIGNYGDNSLLYLTQYQKSTPGSPLYDNARTGTHAAAGDGFFDHLTADVKANRLPQVSWIVAPEAYCEHPAWPANYGAWYVSRVLDALTSNPDVWSKTVLLITYDENDGFFDHVVPPYPPRDANWGKSTASVAGEWYEGGAAASYLTGMPYGLGPRVPLLAVSPWSTGGWVCSQTFDHTSLIQFVEKRFGVHNPNISPWRRAVCGDLTSAFDFTGANSGVPSLPGTGDYQPPADHSTPPTYHPVPPSNGSLPKQEPGTRKARALPYDLAADTEARNGRMYFTFTNFGDAGAGFHVTSKMRSDGPWPYTVEGHKSVSDSWHLPSGAGDWYQYSVFGPNGWLREQAGTIGGLGPEVTARHDAGYVTVTFTNPSSRTVTFTGVDAYAPTEAYRYTLAPGTSRAVPKWGVANGWYDITVKADHDGQYVRRFAGHAETGQASTSDPAIATD